The Bacteroidales bacterium DNA window AACAAAAGGCTATGAACACAGAATAGGAGGTTTAGAAAAAATGGATATAACAGGTAATGTTTCTTATGTTCCGGAAAATCACGAAGTGATGACAAAATACAGAGATGAAAAAGTGCAAAGATTGGAAAATGTTTATCCTGAACTTGAAATTGAAGGTAACGAGGATTCTGATTTATTAGTAATCGGGTGGGGAAGTACATACGGACATCTTACAACAGCTGTACGAGAGCTGAATAACGAAGGGTATAAAGTTGCACATTCGCATTTTAATTATATTAATCCGTTACCTAAAAATACGATTGATGTACTTAAAAAGTTTAAGAAACATCTTGTTTGTGAAATTAATTTAGGACAATTTGCAGGTTATCTTGAAATGAATCATCCTGATTTTGAGTATGTTAAATATGATAAAATGCAAGGATTACCTTTTACGGTTAAGGAATTAAAAGAAAAAATTAAACAATTACTTGAAAATAAATAAGTCATGAGTGACCAAAAATATACATTCAAAGATTTTAAAAGTGATCAGGAAAACAGATGGTGTCCCGGATGCGGTGATACTGCAATTTTAATGGCTGTTCAAAAAGCAATGGCTGAAATGGATCACAATAAAGAAGATTATGCTGTTATTTCGGGTATCGGTTGTTCTTCAAGATTTCCGTATTATATGAATACATACGGTTTTCATGGTATTCACGGACGTGCAGGTGCTTTGGCATCGGGTGTAAAAACAGCAAATCCTAAATTAAGTGTTTGGCAAATAACCGGCGACGGTGATGCATTAGCAATCGGTGGTAACCACTTTATTCATGAAATAAGAAGAAATATTAATTTGAATCTTGTTCTTTTTAATAACCAAATTTACGGTTTAACAAAAGGGCAATATTCTCCTACTTCTTTGTTCGGCCAGGTAACAAAATCTTCTCCCTACGGAACTGTTGAACAACCTTTTCATCCCGGTGAGTTGGTAATAGGAGCACAAGGAAAATTCTTTGCCCGTTCAATAGATAAT harbors:
- a CDS encoding 2-oxoacid:ferredoxin oxidoreductase subunit beta translates to MSDQKYTFKDFKSDQENRWCPGCGDTAILMAVQKAMAEMDHNKEDYAVISGIGCSSRFPYYMNTYGFHGIHGRAGALASGVKTANPKLSVWQITGDGDALAIGGNHFIHEIRRNINLNLVLFNNQIYGLTKGQYSPTSLFGQVTKSSPYGTVEQPFHPGELVIGAQGKFFARSIDNKVKETTSILIEADKHTGTSVVEVLQNCVIFNDGAYNAITSKETRDDNQIWLEHGKPMLFGKDKEKGLIVDGMKLRVVHLSDRISVENILVHDAHETDPSLHLALINMSVTNGFPVAFGIIRQVEAPAYDELVEQQIANVQAKSKIKNMDDVLNSGSTWVIE